In a single window of the Acidobacteriota bacterium genome:
- a CDS encoding sigma-70 family RNA polymerase sigma factor — translation MTTPPENRHPGLDADLVSRFRAGDREAFNEIVHRYHRPVFNAAFRILGEAEDARDVCQSTFLRAFEHLPSYRDDLPFFSWLYRIAVNEALRCLQRNRARRSLTAPGNGFSEPGAEDGPQREVLRGEWAEAIDRALRRLTTDHRVVIILRHFMDCSYQEMAVILDLPEKTVKSRLFEARQNLRRVIRV, via the coding sequence ATGACGACACCCCCGGAAAACCGACACCCTGGCCTCGACGCCGACCTCGTTTCCCGATTCCGGGCCGGTGACCGCGAGGCGTTCAACGAGATCGTCCACCGTTACCACCGCCCCGTCTTCAATGCGGCCTTCCGGATACTGGGAGAGGCCGAGGACGCCCGGGACGTCTGCCAGTCGACCTTTCTCCGGGCTTTCGAACACCTGCCCTCCTACCGCGACGACCTCCCCTTCTTCTCCTGGCTCTACCGGATCGCGGTGAACGAGGCCCTCCGGTGCCTTCAGCGGAACCGCGCCCGGAGGTCCCTGACGGCGCCCGGGAACGGGTTCTCCGAACCCGGCGCCGAGGACGGCCCGCAGCGGGAGGTGCTCCGCGGGGAGTGGGCGGAGGCCATCGACCGGGCGCTGCGACGGTTGACGACGGACCACCGGGTGGTGATCATCCTCCGGCATTTCATGGACTGTTCCTACCAGGAGATGGCCGTCATCCTCGACCTCCCCGAGAAGACCGTGAAGTCCCGGCTCTTCGAAGCCCGGCAGAACCTGAGGCGGGTGATAAGAGTTTAG